From a single Planococcus shenhongbingii genomic region:
- a CDS encoding DMT family transporter: MNQWKIYAILTFVMLVWGFNLPSVKYLVKFVDPVTLTAFRILTAGITVFIILAFMKLLRLPRKNEWTFIVLGALLNVVGHHYFLSSGLAITSGTNAGLILGTGPMLTAVLVSLILRSYPSKLQWVGVVIGLAGVSATVMVGSGAAAGMNIGDVFVFLSILTQVLSFLIISKSASSMDPRLLTAYMFIVGAIILFIISLIQEPGEIGAFADVTPIFWLTFFFSAVLGTAVTHMLYNYSIGQAGPTKAAIFMNLNTFFSLVGSAVILGEIITSRHIFGLVLIVIGVLFGSGAAEDLLKKRKKRLNV, encoded by the coding sequence TTGAATCAATGGAAAATTTATGCCATTTTAACATTTGTTATGCTCGTCTGGGGCTTTAATTTGCCTTCAGTGAAATACTTGGTGAAATTTGTCGATCCGGTAACTTTAACCGCATTCCGCATACTGACAGCCGGCATCACCGTTTTTATCATCCTGGCCTTCATGAAATTGCTTCGCTTGCCGCGCAAAAATGAATGGACGTTTATTGTGCTAGGCGCGCTTCTCAATGTGGTCGGACATCATTATTTTTTGTCCAGTGGACTGGCAATTACATCTGGTACGAACGCAGGGCTGATTTTAGGGACAGGGCCGATGCTGACAGCCGTGCTTGTTTCTTTAATCCTTCGAAGCTATCCTTCAAAACTGCAATGGGTGGGTGTGGTTATTGGGCTTGCCGGTGTGTCAGCCACCGTGATGGTAGGAAGCGGAGCAGCGGCCGGCATGAATATCGGCGACGTTTTCGTCTTTCTGTCAATACTTACCCAAGTGCTCAGCTTTCTCATCATTTCAAAATCGGCGAGTTCCATGGATCCTCGCCTGCTGACGGCGTATATGTTCATTGTGGGAGCCATCATCTTATTCATTATTTCGCTGATTCAGGAGCCAGGGGAAATCGGGGCTTTTGCAGATGTGACCCCTATCTTCTGGCTAACATTTTTCTTTTCAGCAGTGCTCGGGACCGCTGTTACCCATATGCTTTACAATTACTCCATCGGACAGGCGGGACCGACAAAAGCAGCTATTTTCATGAATTTGAATACTTTTTTCTCGCTGGTCGGCTCCGCGGTCATTCTTGGTGAAATCATCACCTCCCGCCATATTTTCGGACTTGTGCTGATTGTTATCGGAGTGCTGTTCGGATCCGGTGCTGCGGAAGATTTATTGAAAAAACGGAAAAAGCGGCTTAACGTGTGA
- a CDS encoding amidohydrolase, translating into MDNETKILEYFDHFHAHPEVSWKEVQTTKKLADIMEELQIRHHTFNDVTGLIAEIGEGDQVVAVRADIDALWQEVQGKVQANHSCGHDANMAMVLGALLYLKDETLTKRIRFIFQPAEEKGNGSLAMIERGALEDVTHLYGVHLRPIEEMPFGQVAPAIYHGSGIFLKGKITGVDAHGARPHQGKNAIDVVVAIHQFVKSIYFSPFESYSAKLTNIQAGGESLNIIPGSADFALDVRSQSNSLMAELRKRIDAGLESIAALHGVEIEWEWDDYTPAAEVSEEAMQIADAAIRSVIGDENTSAPIETTGADDFHFYTIKKPELKAAMLGVGADLVPGLHHPDMAFNRDALDIGARVLAETLRRT; encoded by the coding sequence ATGGATAATGAAACAAAAATACTGGAGTACTTTGACCATTTCCATGCCCATCCCGAAGTGAGCTGGAAAGAAGTCCAAACGACGAAAAAACTGGCTGACATTATGGAAGAGCTGCAAATCAGGCATCATACCTTCAATGACGTAACGGGATTGATCGCTGAAATTGGCGAAGGAGATCAAGTAGTGGCGGTACGCGCCGACATCGATGCCCTGTGGCAGGAAGTGCAGGGAAAAGTGCAAGCCAATCATTCCTGCGGCCATGATGCCAATATGGCGATGGTGCTGGGGGCGCTTCTTTACTTGAAAGACGAAACACTGACGAAGCGTATTCGGTTTATTTTTCAGCCGGCAGAGGAAAAAGGCAATGGATCGCTTGCGATGATTGAACGTGGAGCGCTGGAAGACGTGACGCATTTATACGGTGTGCATCTGCGTCCGATTGAGGAAATGCCTTTTGGCCAAGTAGCGCCTGCCATTTATCACGGTTCCGGGATTTTCCTGAAAGGCAAGATTACCGGAGTGGATGCCCACGGTGCTCGGCCGCATCAAGGGAAAAATGCCATCGATGTGGTTGTCGCTATCCATCAATTTGTGAAATCGATTTATTTCTCGCCGTTTGAGTCGTATTCGGCGAAGCTGACGAACATCCAGGCGGGAGGCGAGTCGTTGAACATCATTCCGGGCAGCGCTGATTTTGCACTGGATGTCCGCTCCCAGTCGAACAGCCTGATGGCGGAATTGAGAAAACGCATCGATGCAGGGCTCGAATCTATCGCAGCCTTGCACGGCGTCGAAATAGAGTGGGAATGGGATGATTACACGCCGGCGGCGGAAGTGTCGGAAGAAGCAATGCAGATTGCGGACGCCGCCATCCGGTCCGTCATAGGCGATGAAAATACGTCAGCGCCTATTGAGACAACCGGTGCGGATGATTTCCATTTTTACACGATAAAGAAGCCGGAACTGAAAGCGGCGATGCTTGGAGTGGGTGCAGACCTTGTGCCGGGGCTCCATCATCCCGATATGGCGTTCAACCGGGATGCGCTTGATATCGGGGCGCGCGTACTGGCAGAAACGCTGAGAAGAACTTGA
- a CDS encoding mandelate racemase/muconate lactonizing enzyme family protein — MKIVKAQISAVEFPLKEPFIISYATYPNMPAVIIKLETDTGIVGYGEAVPDEHVTGEQVTGTYEILKNVLIPQIINQSPFDIEHIHHLMDATIARNPAAKAAIDIACYDLMGKAANQPVYNLIGGRAHDHLQYPKVLSIEAPEIMAEKAKKAMDQGFSSLKLKVGGTDSATDIARIYAVREAVGPEMPIRIDVNQGWKTVGHAVQTINQLADAQLTWIEQPIRMGDIRGLADIRKKTTTPIMADESVQTMEDVLEIIRLEAADYINIKLMKSGGIFPAIQMAKAAEAAGIIVQIGSMVESSVGSAAGYHAVMSRRNIQSAELTGPLLFAEEIGNLEYQLPYVNLSDQPGLGVEVDEKQLQKLSTATCIVEGNERTNG, encoded by the coding sequence ATGAAAATCGTCAAAGCGCAAATCTCTGCAGTGGAATTTCCGTTGAAGGAGCCGTTTATCATTTCGTATGCGACTTATCCGAATATGCCGGCGGTCATTATCAAGCTGGAGACGGATACGGGAATCGTCGGCTACGGCGAAGCGGTACCGGATGAGCACGTTACCGGAGAACAAGTTACCGGTACATATGAAATTTTGAAAAATGTCCTCATTCCGCAAATCATCAATCAAAGCCCGTTCGACATCGAACACATCCACCATCTCATGGATGCGACGATTGCCAGAAACCCCGCGGCAAAAGCGGCGATTGATATTGCGTGCTATGACTTGATGGGGAAAGCGGCAAATCAGCCGGTCTATAACTTGATCGGCGGACGTGCACATGACCATCTCCAATATCCGAAAGTTCTGAGCATCGAAGCGCCGGAAATCATGGCGGAAAAAGCAAAAAAAGCGATGGACCAAGGATTCAGCAGCTTGAAACTGAAAGTGGGCGGCACGGATTCCGCTACTGACATTGCGCGCATTTACGCAGTGCGGGAAGCGGTGGGACCCGAAATGCCAATCCGCATCGATGTCAATCAAGGATGGAAAACGGTCGGGCATGCGGTTCAGACCATCAACCAATTGGCGGATGCACAGCTCACTTGGATTGAACAGCCGATCCGCATGGGCGATATCCGCGGGCTTGCAGATATCCGCAAAAAAACCACCACGCCAATTATGGCAGATGAAAGTGTGCAGACGATGGAAGACGTGCTTGAAATCATCCGTCTTGAGGCTGCCGATTACATCAACATCAAATTGATGAAATCCGGCGGTATTTTCCCGGCGATCCAAATGGCGAAAGCGGCAGAAGCAGCAGGCATCATTGTCCAGATCGGGTCGATGGTGGAGTCTTCAGTCGGTTCTGCGGCAGGCTATCATGCGGTTATGTCGCGCCGCAATATCCAGTCAGCTGAGTTGACTGGACCTCTTTTATTCGCAGAAGAGATTGGGAACCTGGAGTACCAGCTGCCTTATGTCAATTTGTCGGACCAGCCTGGCCTTGGCGTCGAAGTGGATGAAAAGCAGCTGCAGAAACTGTCCACGGCCACTTGCATAGTGGAAGGGAATGAACGGACAAATGGATAA
- a CDS encoding aminotransferase class I/II-fold pyridoxal phosphate-dependent enzyme, with amino-acid sequence MSLTLNPRAEALKISGIRQFFNQLPNYPDAINLTIGQPDFPTPEKVKEAGKAAITANLTGYSHNAGLVELRQEISAFFQDTYNLVYNPLTEIIATNGASEALDAVFRTILQEGDEVILPAPCFAGYEPIIELNGGKPVLLDTSDTGLVPTAEAIKALITNKTKAILFNFPSNPTGVTLTKAQMEPLVEELSKHEIFVVTDEIYSENTFEGSHTSFACFDAIKDRTFLVHGLSKSHSMTGWRMGFLLGPEQYVTQVLKVHMYNTVCASVPSQYAAIEALKNNRDAPEMMNRAYRERCDFVYGKLTEMGLDVVKPAGAFYIFPSITKYGMTSFEFASALLKEGGVAAVPGSAFTKAGEGFLRISYAYSMPTLERAMERMAAWMETLEKK; translated from the coding sequence ATGTCATTAACATTGAATCCACGTGCAGAAGCGCTTAAAATCTCAGGAATCCGCCAATTTTTCAATCAGCTGCCCAATTATCCGGATGCGATTAACCTGACAATCGGGCAGCCTGACTTTCCGACGCCGGAAAAGGTTAAGGAAGCCGGAAAAGCGGCGATTACAGCTAATCTGACCGGTTACTCCCATAATGCAGGGCTCGTTGAACTGCGCCAGGAAATTTCTGCGTTCTTTCAAGATACATATAACCTGGTTTATAATCCGCTAACTGAAATTATTGCCACAAACGGGGCAAGCGAAGCGCTTGATGCTGTTTTCCGCACCATTTTGCAGGAAGGCGATGAAGTGATCCTTCCGGCACCTTGTTTTGCAGGATACGAACCGATTATTGAACTTAATGGCGGAAAACCTGTCCTGCTGGATACATCCGATACCGGCCTGGTACCGACAGCAGAAGCGATTAAAGCATTGATTACCAATAAAACAAAAGCGATTTTATTTAATTTCCCTTCCAACCCGACAGGTGTTACATTGACAAAGGCCCAAATGGAGCCGCTGGTGGAAGAGCTCAGCAAGCATGAAATTTTTGTCGTGACAGATGAAATCTACAGTGAAAATACATTTGAAGGCAGCCATACTTCGTTTGCCTGTTTTGATGCCATTAAAGACCGCACCTTCCTCGTGCACGGTTTGTCCAAATCCCATTCAATGACCGGATGGCGCATGGGCTTTTTGCTGGGGCCGGAACAATATGTCACGCAAGTGCTGAAAGTGCATATGTACAATACCGTGTGTGCATCCGTGCCAAGCCAGTATGCCGCAATCGAAGCATTGAAAAATAACCGCGACGCACCGGAAATGATGAACCGGGCATACCGGGAGCGCTGTGATTTTGTCTACGGAAAACTGACCGAGATGGGGCTTGATGTCGTGAAACCGGCAGGCGCATTTTATATTTTCCCTTCCATCACAAAATACGGCATGACGTCATTCGAGTTCGCGAGCGCTTTATTGAAAGAAGGAGGCGTGGCAGCTGTACCCGGGTCAGCGTTCACAAAAGCCGGAGAAGGCTTTCTCCGCATCTCATACGCCTATTCCATGCCGACACTAGAACGGGCAATGGAACGCATGGCAGCATGGATGGAAACGCTGGAGAAGAAATGA
- a CDS encoding M20/M25/M40 family metallo-hydrolase produces MATLWGTPEKLQELLCELVSWKSMTLTEGEVQFAYKLKEKLEMIPYFQEHPENLAFSQVNWERENVTALYKHPEAKETIVLISHYDTVHTSEYGDLEPIACSPLELAEAFKKVRDELDPDARADLESGEYLFGRGTMDMKAGLALHMAMIEKAAAEEWPINLLLVTVADEEVNSAGMRYGVSKLLDLEREHGLEYILFLNGEPVFAHHPGDMNHYVYTGSIGKIMPSALFYGKETHVGEPLSGITSSYISTYLTHRMEWNTSFTETVYGEKTPVPVTLMQRDMKEEYSAQTPYRTSAMYNVFLMEKTAEQVFDQFEKVAIEAMEHCTRDYRAMCERENIEPVGDIRVLRFEELMKYAIDKFGIEYVNEALYDTMMHPEWDVRDKSMHIVDILLINCQELTPATVLLYAPPYYPPVNSSENELVKRCVEQVTTNAMNKFGLKMKQIHYFNGISDLSYVNYTDQNGGWITYEKNTPVYGDLYNIPFQAMKQLQAPVLNVGPFGKDAHKRTERLHIKNTFEEMPILLEELILSISVKSPHY; encoded by the coding sequence ATGGCTACATTATGGGGGACTCCCGAAAAGCTGCAGGAATTGTTATGCGAGTTGGTTAGCTGGAAAAGCATGACGTTAACAGAAGGCGAAGTTCAATTCGCTTATAAATTGAAAGAAAAACTGGAAATGATTCCGTATTTCCAGGAGCATCCTGAAAACTTGGCGTTTAGCCAAGTGAACTGGGAGCGCGAGAACGTCACTGCGCTGTATAAACATCCTGAAGCCAAAGAAACAATTGTGCTCATCAGCCATTACGATACCGTCCATACATCGGAATATGGCGACCTGGAGCCGATTGCCTGCAGCCCACTGGAATTGGCGGAAGCGTTCAAGAAAGTGCGGGATGAATTGGATCCAGATGCAAGGGCGGACCTTGAGTCAGGTGAATACTTATTCGGACGCGGCACCATGGACATGAAAGCAGGATTGGCGCTTCACATGGCAATGATTGAGAAAGCGGCTGCCGAAGAATGGCCAATCAATTTGCTGCTGGTGACAGTGGCCGACGAAGAAGTAAATTCAGCCGGCATGCGCTACGGGGTTTCGAAACTGCTGGACCTGGAGCGGGAGCACGGTTTGGAATACATCTTATTCTTGAACGGTGAACCGGTGTTTGCCCACCATCCGGGCGACATGAACCATTACGTCTATACCGGATCGATTGGTAAAATAATGCCATCTGCCTTATTCTACGGCAAAGAAACGCATGTTGGTGAACCGCTGTCCGGCATCACGTCGAGCTATATCTCGACATATCTGACGCACCGGATGGAATGGAATACTAGTTTTACTGAAACCGTTTATGGCGAAAAGACGCCTGTGCCTGTAACTTTGATGCAGCGGGACATGAAAGAAGAGTACTCGGCACAGACGCCGTACCGGACCAGCGCCATGTACAATGTCTTTTTGATGGAAAAAACGGCGGAACAAGTATTCGATCAATTCGAGAAAGTAGCCATCGAAGCGATGGAACATTGCACGCGTGATTACCGCGCAATGTGCGAGCGCGAAAACATCGAACCGGTCGGAGACATCCGGGTGCTTCGCTTTGAAGAACTGATGAAATACGCGATTGATAAATTTGGCATCGAATACGTCAATGAAGCCTTGTATGATACCATGATGCACCCGGAATGGGACGTGCGGGACAAGTCGATGCACATCGTCGATATCCTGCTGATCAATTGCCAGGAGCTTACACCGGCGACTGTGCTGCTGTATGCGCCGCCTTATTACCCGCCAGTAAACTCGTCGGAAAACGAACTCGTCAAGCGCTGCGTTGAACAAGTGACAACTAATGCCATGAATAAATTCGGATTGAAAATGAAACAAATCCATTACTTTAACGGCATATCGGATTTAAGTTATGTCAATTACACCGACCAGAATGGCGGTTGGATCACCTACGAAAAAAATACACCGGTGTATGGTGACTTGTACAACATCCCTTTCCAGGCGATGAAGCAATTGCAGGCGCCTGTTTTGAATGTCGGTCCGTTTGGCAAAGACGCCCATAAACGCACAGAGCGCCTTCATATCAAAAATACGTTTGAAGAAATGCCGATTCTGCTGGAAGAGTTGATTTTGTCGATTTCCGTTAAGAGTCCTCATTATTAA